The window CATAGCACGATTAGACCTGGTAACTCACCACCTCGACCCTCTCTTTCATGATTTTGTTTTGTCCTTGTTGATTGTGATTATCAGCTTCAGCAATTAGTAATGCAGCAGGCTAATGTGTGTGATGAATACATTTTGTGGGGTAGCTGTCCACTTTGTGTGATATTTTTGGTGCAATGTATGCTGAAATCTGTGTGTGCAATATACAAGTTGTGTGCAACTATATGTGCAAATTCAGAGGAGATTACTACCGTATCTAGCTCTGGATTACAGGAGATTAGCAACACTTATATATTCAATGTAAATACTCCGAATTTGAGTTGATTATGGTCACTTTTTTTGTAAGCATCCTTATAGATTTGTAGTATGTCCAAGAAGTTTTCATGTTAAAATCAATGGGGGATGCTTACTTTTCTATTCGGAAGATTTCTCAACCCTCAGTTTTCTTTGTGACAGGTGGGATGTATAACATATTAACATCAGAGTAGGATATGAAAAGAATATGCAGTCTTGCCCGAATAAACTTCTTCGGCTGTGGGATGCTACCATAGGTATGAGGTATCTATGTAATgggatgcccgtgcgttgcatagAACAATAGACTTAGATATATAGACATTGATCAAATGTTTTTGCTATATATTCTTTAATGGTGTATAAGATATGAGTTGGCCTATTTTTTCATTGAGTTCATGAGTTGGGTATGACCATGAGACTTTAAAGACATGGTACATGGTCTTCCGCAGTTTATATTTTGCCTCATGTCGTATGTCCATTGAAAAGTTGTATTAGTTAGTATATTAATAACATAAATCTTTGTGTGATTAAAATCGCAGCTTATTCCTTTGAAAGATGTGAGAAATATATTTGGATTGGGGAAGCGCGAAGCAGAAGCAATTATTTAGTCATATAGAAAGGGGCTTGCAAAATCCTTTAATATTGATTTCGCTGCAGCTCCTAGGAAAGCACTGTTCCTCCAAAATCTCTGCGAAGAGTTACAGTTTGATCCTGAACTTACTAGCAAGATTCATGAAGGTGCCACCCTGACATTTTTTTATTGCATAATTAGTTTACAACATTGCTCTATATTAGCTACAAATTTGATCCTCCTGCTAGCAAGATGCGTACCATATAAACTACAATTTGAAGGTTACAATCCTTTTTCTAGATTGAAGGTTATATAATCCTGCAGTATGATGTCCAAGTCTCTTCTGTGCATATGTTCTACTATGTCTTTCAGATCCTAAAACTGTGAAATTAGTTATTGCTATAACATATCGAATGGCATTACTGCGTCCGATGCTCCTATGTACTCTTTTCCATTTACTGTTTGCAAACTTTATTTGTGTTCTAACTATATGTGTTTGGCTATCAAAACACTTTACCATTATCTGCTTTTGTTCCCGCAAAAGTTGTTTCGGTTGCATATAGTTGTGTCGTTTTCATGTTAATTGGAAATTTATAATAAAATGTGTTATTTGCTTGGAGAAAATTTGTGGTTTAATTCTCAAAAGGCGTCAAGTTTCCATCCATGTTGGTACTGATCAATCCGTCCCTCTAAAAACAGGGTAACCTCTTTTGTGTACTTTATATAAGCTATTTACATGGCATCTTGCCAAGCACTGTTAAGATGTTTTATTCAATGGGTGTGCAAAACATTGACGTTCGTTGTGCCTTGAATGAATGAGTATTTCTACTCGTGGTTTTCTATTCCCGTGGCAAAGCACGGGCATTTAGCTAGTAGATGTGAATAGTCACAAGGTGGTGTACGTGGTAAGTAACCCAAAAGGAAATAAATAGTTAACGAAAatggctttcgccccgctttatatataaaggcATAAAGCAACGATCAACAGCACCTCGTACAaacgcacccccccccccacaacacACATACACACACGCCCAAGGCAGGACATATAGGCGCTGAGCGCAGCAAAACCATCCCTAGCACTACAAGAGCAGCCGGGGGCTACAGCCGTGAATACGCCACCGCGAAGAAGTGAAGCCGCATATGACGAATCGTGGGCTCCAAGGCGGCGCCTTCAGGAAGGGGACCACACCGGAGCGTCGCCACTGCCCGATCCGAGGATCAAAGTTTCCCCTGGAGCAACACGACGGGAGAGccgcgacgacgccttcaagaagggaacgaacttcgccgccgccggtccgtccgaaaatagagcaggttttcaccccggccaCCACTCACTGCCACCGAACGCCACACCCCGGCTACCACGCCGCCCACACGGCCATGGCAACCGGGCAGCAACAAGCCACGGGCGCTGCCCATGAGCACCGCGGAaccaccaccagggccgccgccccggcatccaAGACCTTGACACCACCTCACCCGAGACCCGCCGCTATCCCAACCAAAGATACGGGCGGAAAGGACCCGCCTTCCGCACCCCTGGGCGGCCCCCAGTGCCGAGACCCAATAGGCCGGCCAAAACTAGCCTTCATCGACCCGTCCCGCGGtaccgggcgcgagacgagctcggtcctgccGCCGGACGCGAGACGAGCATGGTCTTGCTGCCGGgtgcgagacgagctcggtcctgtTGTCGGGCGTGAGACAAGGTCAGTCCTGCTACCGGGCACGAGACAAGTGATGGACTGCAGCTGGGGGAGGGCCAACCCTTCGACAAAGATAGCGGCCGGACGCCGAGGTGATGGATCGAAGGTCAAACCGGGCCGCCTAAAAACGAGCCGACGTCGGAAATCCAGCCGCTGCCGCAGCCGACCCGCTGAGCTGCCGTGATGCCGGTGCGGCGAATGGAAGCCGCCACTCCCAGAGGGccgagccgcctcgccgccgccgcccacagcTGGAGCAGCAGCCACGCCGAGCCGGTGCCCCAACCCGCGCCGCCCGCCAGAAAACGCCAAATCCGGCCAGCACACActgccaccaccgccaccaaccCGCGCCACCCAAGGTCGCCGGCCTACCTCCACCAGCCACCACTGCCACCGGACCTACAGCGGCAGCCGGCCCGCGCCACTACCTTGAGCCAGGAGCCAGATCCGAGGCTCCAGCACCGCGCCATGGCTCCAGGAGGCGCGCCTCTCCAGCAAGCAGCCCGCCACGCCGCAGCGTCGCACCCTACCCTAGCGCGGTGTCCCGGCCCACCGAGCTTGGCCCGCGCCAAGCCCCCTGCGCGGGGAGATGAGGAGGCCCGCCGGCGGCCGGGCTTTGCCCGGCACGCCATGGAGAGGGGGAGGCGGGGGGCGCGACCAGCGGCTAGGGTTCCCCCGTCTCCCGCGGGAGCGAGGGAGGGAGGAGtctttttttttgggggggggggggcgaaatTCAATCATGTGCCAATCCAATGAGGATTGAGTTAAAAAAATGATACATGTAAATGAGATGGCAGCGGCATATAGCCATCGATTGGCTATGCTATTAAGACTCTCATAAAACTGTTTGACAAATAAAATATGTATTTGAAAATAAATTGAACCTATGCATGGAGATAAACTTGTTTGTCACTCATCATTGAGGTGATCGTACTAGAAAAGCAGCGTTTTGGGCGTGCTCAATTTTCTTAGATAATTTATAAATTCAGTCTTCGGTTGTGTCATATGAAGCGCTCATACTATACGAGTGTTTGTGCGGTTGGTGTTTCACACAATTTAGGAGGCATGCGTTTGTCTCTCTCACACACAGATAGCGCGGTAGGTGATTTCCCCTGAAATTGCGTCATAGTACCACCCGTCCATATGGTCTCTCTTTCTCTACACACTGGCAGTCCCAGTTACACACATAGCCATTTCCGTTTGGCTGCTTCCAAGCTGTCATATCTGCTGCTCCACTGACACTTCCCTTCCTCCGCGCTTTCTTTTCTCTCTGGTCTAGTAGTTCCAAGCAAACAAACTCGGCAACGCTCCCTCACACTCTTTCTCTCCCTCCGGATTCCAAGCCACCTTCTCCTCCAATTTTGAGAGCAGAACCGACAGACAAGATTATATCTTCCGCGAGCCGCACTGGAAGCAGAGTCATCGGTCATCAGGTAAAACAAGTGAAGTCGTACTTCGTTGATGAGGTTCTCGCCTGTCTCGCGGTTGATCGAGCATTCTGTCCAATTCTTGGCACAAGAATTCAGCAGTTACTGCCGTGTGTTGCGCCTAGCCatttgctgctgctgttgttgttgttgctgctgctgctgctgctgttgctgctcttTTTGTTCTCCTGCTGAGCAGCTTGTACTTGTAAATGAAAATGACGCTCCTGCTTAGGTTGTTGCTTGTGCAATCAAGCCTGCACTGATTATTCTTCAACAATATAGGCAAATCCTTCACAATCAATCAATGGTACAGCTTCACCCGCGATTTTCTTAGTGTACTTTGCTCTTTTTGTCCtgattcctcaaaaaaaaaaactctTTCCGGTTGTTGTAAGCAGAAAGTGTTCGAGAAAAAAAGCGTTGTCAGCAGAAACATGTTTTCTAATGCCGTAACAATTAGGGGCCATAAAAAATCCATTGCACTAGTAGTCCCTTTCATTTGCTAGAAATAAACATTTGAAACCGCAATATCTGTATATCTGGCTGAAGACCTAACTTACTAATCCTGTGAATGACCTGCAGTGCAGTGGCGTCAGCCGTGTTCTCAATGAGGACGAAGACTTCATGGCGCAAATGTGGAAACCAATTAACATCCAGTTGATGCAGCATAAATTCTATGGTGTTGCAAGCAAAAATGGTAACATAATGGGAATATATTTCATTTCTTTGTTCCACCTGTTCAATTTTTGCATCATGTGATCACTGAATTTCGTACGTATGTATTTTCAGATCGTGTACTCATCTAAAAGCTCAAAGGGAACGCTGTTTCCTGTACGATCAATGCTTGTCTTCTTCATTGCACTATTTGGTTTCTATGTCTGCTACTTCTCCTTCACTCAAATAACCttagaaaatgaagaagaagaaatgAACGGAGCAGAAGAACGAACAAACGTTCTATGCAAAAGACCTTCAGAAATTCCATATGAGCAGATGCAGTATGTGCACTTTCCAAGACCTATGAGTTACGACAGGTAACTTTTGTCGTAAAACCTCCTCTGTACACAGACAGATCGCCTCTCTTCTGTACTTGACCCTGTTTTTTGTAGAGCAATGCAGTGCATATTTACATGTTCTGTTCTCTGTTTTTGACTCTTTCTGATCCATTCATGTTGTTAAAATCGTAGGGGAGAATGTGAATGTACCCCGGTCCGTTTCTTTGTCATTGTATCAATGCAAAGATCAGGCAGTGGGTGGTTTGAGACTCTGCTCAACAGCCACCCCAATGTCAGCTCAAATGGTGAAATCTTCTCGGTGAGGGAGCGCAGAGAGGATATCGCGTCGATCTTGTGGACTCTTGACAAGCTGTATGATTTGGATTGGCACACCAGCGCAGCAAAAAATGAATGCACGGCTGCATTTGGATTGAAGTGGATGCTAAATCAGGTACACCATCATTCAGTTATTTAACAGCTATCTATACTGCTGTTGCTATTAAACCGACAGAGTTGAGGTGCAAATATATACATATAGATTGCCGAACAGAAGTATTTTTAGGTAGAATGATAGTAATAGAGTATAAAAATGTGGAGTTTATGACTTGGTGCGTGCATGTGTTTGCAGGGCCTTATGGATTATCCAGATGAGATTGTGGATTATTTGATAAAAAAGGGTGTGATGGTGATATTTCTCTTCAGGAGGAATACATTAAGGAGGCTCGTCTCTGTGTTGGCCAATGACCATGACAAAAAAACGAAGCAGTTGAATGGCACCCACAAAGCGCATGTTCACTCACAAGAGGAGGTAACTCTTGCATGCAATCTTCTCAGGTCCATCCATCTTGTTGCCTAGAGTGAAAAGAGAGAGTAAAGCTCTCGTCGATTATGTGGTGTGCAGGCTGAGATCCTAGCGAGGTTCAAACCGGAGGTGGACGTGTCATCTCTGATCCCAAGCATGAGAAGCGCGGAGCAGTCCATGGACGCCTGCCTGCGCCGCTTCCGCGCCACGCGCCACATGATCCTCTACTACGAGGACGTAATCCGCGACGACAATGTAAGCTCCTCGGCCATATCATATCGTATCAGATCATATCATCCATCGGGGTAAGTGGGTGATGAAGCATTGTTGCTGGAATGGTTTGGTTTGCAGGCGCTGTCTCGGGTGCAGGAGTTCCTGGGACTCCCGGTGAGGAGGCTGTCCAGCCGGCACGTCAAGATCCACACCAGCCCACTCCCGGACCTGGTGGACAACTGGGAGGACGTGAGACGCACGCTCAAGCCCACGGAGTTTGCTCGTTTACTTGACGGCTGAAGACTAGACATCTGTTTTTGTTCCGGCAGGGCCTTCCGTTTTCATTTCTTTCTTGGGACTGCACAATGGGATTGGAAGTTGTTCAGCTGTTTTCTTCCTCGAAGGTAGGTGTAGCATTCTTCTGCAGGGCAGGAAGCAAATATCATGAGATTGAATAAGTTTGCTTTTCGGATAACGGAGTAGTGCCCAGATAATAAAGTATTCAAAagtcttttttttttgcggggtaaagtattcaaaagtcaaaactattGATTGTTTCAGGAATGAATGATACTAGCAAAAAACGACTTGTACAGATTCTCGTCTACAGGTAAATATTATCTCCATCCCCTTTTATTAaaatttgtctagatacggatgtaatTCGGGTGGAGGGAGTAGGTAATAGTTGTCTTAGATTTACgaaaacactaacgcccacacgtgtgggcgtttgcaTCTCGCTCACACGCGTGGGTCCGCGTCCGTTTGTGAGCGCACGAATCTTGGCATGTTTCTAATGCTACGTAGGactgggctggtgtgtgggcattcacCCGGTCGCCCACACGGTCGTTTCACCACACGGGAGGGGCTGGTGTTTGGGCGTTCAGCAGTTTGCACACACACCACTTTCCACTCACGTAcaagggctggtgtgtgggcatttgccatctcgcccacacgcccgtctcctcccacacccaagctgccagttgccatgtgttttgcagtGTACATGGCAACTACCCCTAGTGTGCTTTATAAGCAGGTGGCAACTCTTtttttttacccgaacatgtcagTTGCCATATTTTGCAGTCGAAATGCCTCCTCCTCAAAACCTTAAGGAGCTGCGTTCGCTTCAAGGGGGGTACAcggcaactgccctagtgtgcttctaagcagatggcaactctctctcTTTTACCTGAACATGTTGTTTTTGCTATGTCTTTTTGTAGCGCTACACGGCAACTGcttagtgttagtaggtggcaactcctaaggttttcaaatcatggcaactgtagtaaaCCAGACCATACATAGCAACTGCCTAGTGCTAGTAAGTGGCAAATCcctaaagttttcaaatcatggcaactatagtaaaccagaccatacatggcaacagctGCAGTTGCCCAAAAATGGCATCTAGAACTTTTGACatgagatggcaactgcagttgagcaaccatggcaactgtagttgtccgacatggcaaccgtagttcagcgacatggcaactgcagttaaacgaacatggacgagggtttggaccatggcaactgcggACGCGCGGTGACTGTCATGCGGGGCATGCGGGACCACGAGATACGAGGCCTGACGTACggggcgtgtgggcgttatctatttcGCCCACACGCATGCGTGTGAGAGGGGTCGGGAGGGAAAAAAGAGGTGTGTGGGCATTACTTGTTTTGCCCACACGTAGGTGTGTGGTTTATTCCTCTTATACACCACACAAAATGTGTAGGCAGATCCTCTAACGCCCACACATGTGGTACTTATCGACGTCCTAGATttatctagatacggatgtaATTCAGGTGGAGGGAGTAGGTAACTGCTTTGGCTTCGAATCTGATCAGGTACGTTGTGTCCATCCCAACAACATAGTCAACGAATCCATAGTGCACCAACTCGCTCTGGTTGAGGATGCCTAAGCCATTCTACGTGGCAATCCATGTCCCAATTCACACAATGTTCAGTTATTTAGCTCGAAATCACTAATAGCTCATTTTTGATGAATTTTATGGTGCCATTCATTTTAGCCAATCAAAAGCTACTTCAAGTTACAAATACCCATCTCCCAGCAAAAAGAAAGATCACAAATATCCACTTTAAATGAATAAAAGGCCACCAAGGTTTATAAGTTTTAGACCTGACAAATGTGTTCTCATTTCTTGGATTTATTTGAGGCTCTTCGACGATGTTTATTCAGTGGAAGATGATATTTCCGTCGACTACAAGGCAAGTGTGGTGACTTCATCAATCAGCTCAATCTCTCGAATATGTTCATCAATGTTACCATGTGCCTGTTGCGTGCTACTCCTACATTAGGTGTGGCTTTTTTTTTCTGACAGTAACCAGGCTTTACTCCTCAAATGATACAAGAATCGGAAAAATGAAGTCAAGGAAGTATGAATCCCAAAAAGCTAAAGATCTGTTACTAAAAGCATGTTTAGCTAACTCGTTAGCCTCTCTAAAGCAATGGACAACAGTTGTACTTGCGAAATCAGCTCCCAACTGCCTACATTAGGTCTGGCATTGCACGGCTCAAGGTATTGTTGTTTTGAAAGTATGAGACTACTTCACTCCAATTAAATCGACTCTATTCCCTCAAAGTCACTTTAAAGCAGTAAAGTTGCAGCCTCGCAGTTAAGCAATTTATTATGTTTGTTTTTCAGCTGGCTTCAGCTTCAAGAATAAAATTTGTTTTGGTGGGAAAAGTCTATTAGGGTTGCGTGACATGGGAAAAAATCTAATGGATATCCATTTACTGGTGACACTGATGGTTAATTTTCCCCAACTTCACGAAGACTTTTCAAGCTGAGTTTTTAAGCACCTTTGAAGAGTTAAAGAAAACAGAAAGTGTATCAGTGACATTTATGTTCCGACGGGGAGAGTATCTTTTTAGAGCGAGGATACCCGGTTTGGTTTACGTTTTCGAGAGCGGAGCTTAGGATATTTCTAACTGATCCCCTATAACCGGTTAGTGGCGTGAAATTTACTCCACTAACCGGCACCTAGCCGATCCCTAGTCCGCCGTTAGTGGAGTATATTTTTACCCCGGTCCCAAAAGTTTTCTTATTTTTACTCCATCGGTTGGCGGCCGAGTAAAACGTTGCGCCCTCTCTCCCGCGTCCACCCCGCCGCTGCATCTTCACCGGGGCGCCTCCCACCGGACCCGCCGCTACCTCGTTCCATCCCTTGCCCTCCTCCGTCATTCTGCCCATCGGCCAGCCCGTTCGgccctcgtcgccgtcgccagaATCAAGGTGAAATGTCGCCGCTGTCGCCATTGTTGATTCATCTGCTTTCTTTCGAGTTTCTTCTTTTTCTAGCGGCTGCCGCATCTCACCTTGCTTGCGCACCGCTGCAGGTCACCTGCCGCTCGCCGGTTCGGTCTAAACCACGCCGGCCGGCCTGTGCACCACCACCGCACCCCAAGTGTTCGAAGAATTGCCTAGGTGagtttttttgtttgtttctctttgaCCCGAGCCATTTGGATTGAACCAAACCGTTTGGATTGTAGATGAAAAGGTTGAGGGAGATGTCGTTGGAGGACTCGTCGTCATCCAAAGAGGAAGAAGACTATGATGACTTTGACACCGTTTGAGGCATGATTTTCAATGATGATGTTCGACGGCCGAGGAGAGGATCACAATTTGGCCGCATACACATCAATCGTGATAGAGCGGAGGCCCATGCCAAGATCATGAGAGATTACTTTGATCCAAACCCAACCTATCCAGAGAAGTACTTTCGCCAACGCTTTCGGATGCACACAAGTCTTTTTCTGACCATTGCAAAAACCTTTGAGAGATATGATGACTGGTTCAAGCTCCGGAGAAATGCATGTGGAGAGATCAGTGCAAGCCCTCTGATGAAATGCATTGTGGCTATTCGGGTGTTGGCATATGGCATTGGCAAAGACACAATCTCGGAGGATGTTCGAAGGTTCACCAAAGCAGTGATCGTTGTCTTTGGCCCGGAGTACTTGAGAGCACCAACCGAGGAAGACACCCAGAGGCTGACGACTGAGACTGAAGCAAGACGATGGCCAGGGATGCTTGGATCACTTGACTGTATGTACTAGACATGGAAGAATTGCCCTGCAGGATGGAAGGGTCAGTACAAAGGCCACTGCAACGATCATTCTTGAGGCAGTTGCATCGAAGGATCTTTGGATGTGGCATTCATTCTTTGGTCTGCCTGTCTCTCACAATGACTTGAATGTGCTATCAAGATCACCTCTGTTTTCTAGGCTTATAAAAGGTGAAGCACCCGCTTGCGACTACTCAGTCAACTAACACAACTAATGGGTTACTACCTTGCGGATGACATCTATCCATCATGGGTCACCTTGATCAAAACAAATCCGCGTCCAAAAGGTAACAAAAACACCCACTTTGCCCAATGTCAAGAAGCTGCAATGAGAGAGAGCCTTCGGTATGCTTCAGAAGCGTTTTGCAATTGTTCGTGGCCCTGCCGAGTACCGGAACTCCAAGGTTCTATGGCGAATCATGATTATTGCATCATATTGCATAACATGATCATTGAAGACGAGAGAGATATGCATGAGAACTTTCGGTACATCACTAACGGGACTCCGGTTGAGCATATGATACGGACATGATAGTGTCATTTCTTAAGCATCATCAGTCGAGAACCGTCAAGTTCATATTCAGCTCCAACAAGATCTTGTTGAGCATATTGGCAACATCTAAGCGAGTCCTAACTGTTATATGAAATGCTTTTTACTAACCATTCAACGTGTTTAAATTTAAACAATTCGGTTTGTAAACTCTGAATTAGGTTTGTAAACTATATTGGTTGAACATTCTAACTTATGTTTAGTTTGTATATGTGTACTAATATGTTATACTAGAATTACAAAgttcagaaaaacaaaaaattaCTCCGTTATATTTAGGGATCTCCGGCCAAAACTCAGTGAagtatttttttttttgaaagtaagtagtatatatattTCACTAAGCCTTTTACTCCACTAGAGATGCCCTTATTAGAAACGAATACCGTATTTCGGAAATAGTTACGCAAATCGGACGGTTTGCGCCGGCCAGCTGCAATCCTGCTCCTCAGCTCACATCTGCCAAGCAGAACCTCCCCCGCCTCGCCCTGTCCccgccccctccggcggagcgggCCGCCGATGGCCGCCGTCCACCTCCGCCCATTCCACCCCCTCGCGCTCCCCGCGGCAAAAACCACCGCCAGTCCCAACCGCCTCCACCTCTCGGCGAAGGCAAGGGCGACGAGTAGAAGCGCCCGCCTCGCCTTGCTCGTGTGCTCCGCTTCCAGCCCCGCCACGCCCGCAGCCCCCTCCTCGTCCTCGTCCCCAGGGGACACGGGTGGCGCAGCGGCGGCCGCGGCCAGGTGGGCCGCGTGGATCCCGCGCGCCGCGGTGGGCGGGGTCGGCCCGGAGAAGGTCCTCAGGCTCATCTCCGGCGCTGCGGCCACGCCCATCTGCCAGTTCGTCGACTCCCCCCGCACCTTCCTCCACTCTGTCGACCCCCGCGTCAAACTGGTAACTAGACTGCATCGCATTTCGGATAAACTACTATAGTAGCTTACAGGTGCCGGTACAGACTAGAGAGGGTTCACGCCAGGTCCCTGTGAAAATGTCTCCACTGGGTTATGAACTAGTGCATGTAGAATATGATGCATCACTCTTATTTCCCTGCGTTGTGACATCGCAACAGGTTGTTGGATGAGCAATTGTGGACTTGTGGTTCTATGGTAAGCAAGGCTGATTTGGAAGGACCAACCATGATAGGTTAGAGGAGAGAGGGTTTACCGAACCGAGGGATCAGAGAACAGCTTGACGGACATGCATACCTTGCTTTACCATTCTCCTATTCTGGGTTTAACTAAGATTTTTCGTGAAGAGATGCTTAAATTTGTGGTATCCTTTTGTAGGCCTAATGTATCGTAACCAATTGATATACGTCATGGAATCACTGAAATCAGATGGACAAGCTATGTGGTGTCTTACCTGGTTGACCAGTTGTTTTATGTATC is drawn from Aegilops tauschii subsp. strangulata cultivar AL8/78 chromosome 1, Aet v6.0, whole genome shotgun sequence and contains these coding sequences:
- the LOC109756240 gene encoding uncharacterized protein, which codes for MVLQAKMIVYSSKSSKGTLFPVRSMLVFFIALFGFYVCYFSFTQITLENEEEEMNGAEERTNVLCKRPSEIPYEQMQYVHFPRPMSYDRGECECTPVRFFVIVSMQRSGSGWFETLLNSHPNVSSNGEIFSVRERREDIASILWTLDKLYDLDWHTSAAKNECTAAFGLKWMLNQGLMDYPDEIVDYLIKKGVMVIFLFRRNTLRRLVSVLANDHDKKTKQLNGTHKAHVHSQEEAEILARFKPEVDVSSLIPSMRSAEQSMDACLRRFRATRHMILYYEDVIRDDNALSRVQEFLGLPVRRLSSRHVKIHTSPLPDLVDNWEDVRRTLKPTEFARLLDG